From the Streptomyces sp. NBC_01216 genome, the window CACGGACCTGCCCTACGCCGCACTCCCGCAGCGGGCCAAGAAGGCCCTGATGCACGGCCACAAGACCCAGGTCGAGGTCCGCTACCGCAACCGCTACGGCCGCGAGCGGGCCTACACCACGCCCGCCTTCGAGGGCGCGGTCTCCTTCGTGAAGCGGCGCCACAGCGAGGCCGAGAGCGACTCCAGCCGCGAGCGCTTCGAGGGCTATATGCGCGAGGTGCCCTGCCCGACCTGCGAGGGCACCCGGCTCAAGCCGATCGTCCTCGCGGTCACGGTGATGGAGCGGTCCATCGCCGAGGTCTCCGCGATGTCGATCAGCGAGTGCGCCGACTTCCTCGGCCGGCTCACGCTGAACGCCCGCGACAAGAAGATCGCCGAGCGCGTCCTGAAGGAGGTCAACGAGCGGCTGCGCTTCCTCGTCGACGTCGGCCTCGACTACCTCTCGCTCAACCGCGCGGCCGGTACGCTCTCCGGCGGCGAGGCCCAGCGCATCCGGCTCGCCACCCAGATCGGCTCCGGCCTGGTCGGCGTGCTCTACGTGCTGGACGAGCCGTCCATCGGCCTGCACCAGCGCGACAACCACCGGCTCATCGAGACCCTCGTCCGGCTGCGGGACATGGGCAACACGCTCATCGTCGTCGAGCACGACGAGGACACCATCAAGGTCGCCGACTGGGTCGTCGACATCGGTCCGGGAGCGGGCGAGCACGGCGGCAAGGTCGTCCACTCCGGGTCCCTGGCCGAGCTGCTCACCAACACCGAGTCGATGACCGGGCAGTACCTCTCGGGCCGCCGGGCCATCGGGACGCCCGAGACCCGGCGCCCGGTGGACCCCACGCGCCGGCTCACCGTGCACGGCGCCCGGGAGAACAACCTGCGGGACATCGACGTCTCCTTCCCGCTGGGCGTCCTCACCGCCGTCACCGGAGTCTCCGGATCGGGCAAGTCGACCCTGGTCAACGACATCCTCTACACCCACCTGGCGCGCGAGCTGAACGGCGCCAAGTCGGTGCCCGGGCGGCACACCCGGGTGGACGGCGACGAGCTCGTCGACAAGGTCGTCCACGTCGACCAGTCACCGATCGGCCGCACGCCGCGGTCCAACCCGGCGACCTACACCGGCGTCTTCGATCACGTCCGCCGGCTGTTCGCCGAGACGATGGAGGCCAAGGTCCGCGGCTACCTGCCGGGCCGCTTCTCCTTCAACGTCAAGGGCGGCCGCTGCGAGAACTGCTCCGGCGACGGCACGATCAAGATCGAGATGAACTTCCTGCCGGACGTCTACGTCCCGTGCGAGGTCTGTCACGGCGACCGGTACAACCGCGAGACCCTCGAGGTGCACTACAAGGGCAAGTCCATCGCCGAGGTCCTGAACATGCCCATCGAGGAGGCACTGGACTTCTTCGAGGCCGTCCCGACCATCGCCCGCCACCTGCGCACCCTGAACGAGGTGGGCCTCGGGTACGTCCGTCTCGGCCAGTCCGCGCCGACGCTCTCGGGCGGTGAGGCGCAGCGCGTGAAGCTCGCCTCCGAACTTCAGAAGCGGTCCACCGGACGCACGGTCTACGTCCTGGACGAGCCGACCACCGGTCTGCACTTCGAGGACATCTCCAAGCTGATCAAGGTCCTGTCCGGTCTCGTCGACAAGGGCAACTCCGTCATCGTCATCGAGCACAACCTCGACGTCATCAAGACCGCTGACTGGGTCGTCGACATGGGCCCGGAGGGCGGCAGCGGAGGCGGTCTCGTGATCGCCGAGGGCACGCCGGAAGAGGTCGCGTCGGTGCCGGAGAGCCACACCGGCAAGTTCCTCCGCGAGATCCTCGGGGCGGACCGGATCAGCGACGCCACGGTCCCGGCGGCACGTGACGGCTCCCGGACCGCGAAGAAGACGCCCGCGAAGAAGACGCCCGCGAAGAAGGCGACGGCGGCCGGCAAGGCGGTCGCGAAGACCGCGGCCGGTACCACCATGGCGAAGAAGACGGCGGCGAAGAAGACGACGGCGAAGAAGACGGCCACCGGGACGGCGACGCGCCGCTCCCGCGCGTCCTGACGATCCCCTCCACCGCGCGGCGGCCTTCCCGCGGAACGCCGCCGCGCCGCGGAGCCCGCCGGGTGACCCCGGGCCCGCCGGAGATCATCCGGCGGGCTCCCGGAACGGACCCAGTTCGTGCGGGTACGGCGGCTCCGCGCCCGGACGCGTACAGGTCACGGCCGCCGCCCTCGCCGCGTACCCGAGGAGATCTCGCCAGGCCCGCGCGTCCAGGGCCCCCACGGCCCGGTCCCCCAGACCGTGCAGCAGCGCCGCGTTCACCGTGTCGCCCGCGCCGATCGTGTCGGCGACCGGCACGCCGACCGCCGGTACCGACACCTCGCCGGCGGCGGTGTATGCGGTCAGGCCCGCCGCACCCCGGGTCAGCACGACCGCGCGGGGCCCCCTCCCGAGCCACTGGGCCGGCGTGCCGCCCAGCCAGGCCGCGTCCTCCTCCGAGAGCTTCAGGACGGAGACGTGCGGCAGCCAGGACACGAAGCGGGCACGGTAGGTCCCCGCGTCGGGGATCAGGGCGGCCCGAACGTTGGGGTCCAGCAGGACCGGCGTACCGCGCTCCGCCTCCCGTCGCAGCAGCGCCTCGTACGCGCTCGCGCCCGGCTCCAGGGCCAGCGAGCAGGTGCCGAAGGCCAGGGCCCGCACCCCGTCCGGGAGGGAATCCGGCAGGGCGAAGAGCCGGTCCGCGGTCCCCTCGACGTGGAAGGAGTAGCCTGCCGAGCCGTCCGGCCCCACCGAGGCGACCGCCAGTGCCGTCGGTTCCGGGCCGCGCTGCACGAGTCCGTCGTGGACCCCCGCCGCCCGTAGCCCCCCGAGGAGCGCCTCCCCGAAGGCGTCCGTGGAGACCCGCGAGCAGAAGGCCACGTCCGCGCCGAGCCGTGCCAGCGCCACGGCCGTGTTGTACGGGCCTCCGCCCGGCCGGGGCACCAGCGGGGACAAGGGGCCCGGGGAGCCGTCCGGCACCAGGTCGATCAGGGATTCACCGGCGACGACGATCACGTCCGTGAACGTAGCCCATGCCCCGCCCGTCACGACAGCCCCGGCGACGGTCCGCCGCGGACCGCCGGTATCGTCGCTTCCGTCACCCGATGCCCCGATCCCACCGTGGAGCCCACATGTCCGGCCAGTCCAGCCGCCGCACCGTACTCAAAGGCGCCGCACTCGCCGGTACCGCCGGGCTGGGCGTCGCCGCCTGTTCCACCGAGTCGAACCTGGGCCACGCCCAGGTCCCGACCCCGACGGCCCCGGTCCCCCTCGGCGCACCCGAGGAGGTGCCGGTCGGCGGCGCGCGGCTCTACCGCGAACAGCGGGTCGTGGTGAGCTGCCCCGCCGAGGGCCGCTACAAGGCGTTCAGCGCCCAGTGCACCCACGCCGGATGCCTGCTCGACGAGGTCGAGGACAACGAGGGCCATTGCCCCTGCCACGGCAGCCGCTTCGACGTCACCACCGGCGAGGCCGTCCAGGGCCCGGCGACCGTCCCGCTCCCCGAGGTCCCGGTCAGGGTCGAGGGCGGCAGGCTCGTCGCGGGACCGGAGGCGTAACCGCGAGACCGCCGGGCCCTCACACCCAGTCCCAGTCGATCCCCAGGATCCCCGGCCGTACCCCCTGCTCCACCCGGTGGACGGCGCGATGTCGGCCGCTCAGTGTCAGGTCCGCTCGTCCGCCGCGCGGCGCCCCGGCCGAGACCTGCGCGAAGCTGCGGCACCGTACCGGCAACGCCGCCTCGTCGAAGCGCACCTGCAGCACGTACTGCCCGCCGGCGAAGCGGAAGCCGCGCAGGTACTCACCGCTCGGACCGGCCGTCCCGTCCTCGAAGCCGTAGCCGAAGAGATGGGTGTCACCGGCCCGCAGCCGGGTGTCGAAGAGCAGCTCGGCGACCACCACCCCGGTGTCGGCGTGCCAGCGCACCCGGCCGGTCCGGCAGTTCTCCAGCGCGCGCACCTCGACCCGGGACGGATCGCATCCCGGGTCCCCGCGGTGGACGGCCAGGTAGCGGTCGACGCCGTCCCGGTGCGCCCGCACCACATGCTGGGACTCGCGGCCCACCAGTTCCCGGCCCGCCCCGATCCGGACCCGTTCGTGGTGCCCCACCGTGTGCAGCCCGCCGTCGACCGGCGTCTCCAGTTCCGCGAGCAGCTCCTCGACCGCGCCGGACGCCTCCACCAGCGAGCGGTACGAGCGACTCGCCGGCCGCTCCACGTCACCGCGCCCTCCGGCATCCTCGGCCAGCAGCCGGATCAGCGAGTTCACGGGCAGCTGGAGCACTTCCTCCAAGGCGCGGACGGCTTTCATCGACTCCGGCCGCTGCGGGCGCCGGGCGCCCTGCTGCCAGTAACTGAGACTGGTCACACCGACCTTGACGCCCCGGTGCGCGAGATGGTGCTGCACCCGCTGGAGCGGCAGACCGCGCACGGCGAAGGCCGTGCGCAGGGCCAGGTGGAACGGACCGGTGTGCAGCAGCTGCACCAGATCGGCCTCGGTGTGCCCCACGGGGACTCCTCAGTGAACGTTCACGACGCGAGGGGCGGGCCGTCGCGCAGCCGGTCGCGGGGCCGCAGGTGGCGTGAGGACGTGTGTTCACAGCCGGGTCACACCGTTCACAGCCCGCCGTCACCCCGCATTGAAGCGTGTTGACCGGTTTCCGACAACGCTCGATGCTCCTCAGCAGCGTCCGGACGCGCTCCTCCACCCCCCACACCCCCACCCCCCACACGCTCCACACACATCCCCACACCCCCCCCGCCCCGGGAGGAACGCGATGCGCAGGAGAAAAACGTCCCTCGCGGCACTCGCCGCTGCCGCCCTCTTCCTCGTCCCCACCACCTCGGCCTCCGCCGCCACCCCGGCCTCCGGTGCCCCGGCCCCTGTCGCCGCCCCGGCCGGGAGCGACGTGTCGGCCCTCGCGTACAAGCGCCTCGGCATCACCATGCAGGCGCAGCAGAAGAGCAACTGGTGCTGGGCCGCATCCGGCAACACCATCGCGACCTGGTTCGGCCGCGGCTACTCGCAGAACCAGTTCTGCAACGCCGCCTTCCGGCGGACCCAGGGGTACGACTGCCCCGACAACCAGGCCACGCTGGGCCATGTGCAGACCGGTCTGAGCTGGGCGGGCATCAGCCCCGGCTCGTACGTCAACGGCTGGCTGCGGTACTCCACCGTGCAGAGCGAGATCAACGCCGACCGCCCGGTCGAGACACGGATCCAGTGGTCGAGCGGTGGTGGCCACATGCACGTGGTCTACGGCTACGACGACTCCGGCAGCTGGGTGTACTGGGGGGACCCCTGGCCCTCCAGCGACCGCTACAACTGGGCCTCGCACGCCTGGTACGTGAACAACGGCTCGTTCTCCTGGACCCACTCGCTCTACCGGATCGGGGCGTGACGGCCATGACGTTCCTCCGTGCCGCGACCACCGGACTGCTGTCCGCCGCCGGTCTCGTCGCCCTCGGTGCCGTGCCGGCCGCCGCGCAGCCCGCCGGGCCGCCTCCGCCGTCGGCGGCCAGCCCCGAACAGGCCGCCTCCGCCCCGGCGACCCTGGACACGCTGTCCCGCTTCTTCGCGCGGGACGGCGCCCTCGCCCGCTCGGCGACCCGGCCGCGGATCGAGGGGGCAGCGGTGCCGGTGCGCGTGCTGTCCCCGGACTTCGTCGCGGGGAAGCCGGGGGCCCCGGTCGCCCGGGTCGAGTTCCACGCGAGCAAGGCGGTGGCCTCGGACGGCCGGACGGCCTCGCTGTGGACCGTGCGGCAGACGGACGGCGCCTGGCAGGTGGTGAACATCGCCACCGGCGACGACGAGGTCCGCTACGCGGCGCAAGGGGCGCGGGCGCTGCCCGGCGGGGTCGTGTTCCGTGAGCCGCAGATCGACGCCTGGTACGTCCAGAAGGGGGCGAAGGTGCTGCCGCTGGACGAGGACGCGGTGCGGGCCGTCGGCCGGAACGGCACCAGCCTGAACGCCTACCGACAGCGGGTCGCGGCGGCGTACGGGGACAAGCTGCCCGGCTCCGCCTACGCCCGGAAGGGCGCGGCCGGCGGCTACGGTACCGCGGCTCCCGTTTCCGCCGGCGAGGAGCCGGCCCTCCCGGCGGGCGTGACGGCGGCGGGCGTGGGGGTCGCCCTGGCGCTGTGCGTGCCGGCGGTGGCGGCCGTGCGACGCCGGCGAGGTACCGCCACCTGATCGCGGGGCCCGGCCGGTTCCCTCCGGGGCCGCCGGCCGGGCCCCGTGCCCCGCGGCTCAGAGGCCACCCGACAGGCTCTCAGAGCCCTGAGCCGCGGTTCCCCGTCCGGGTTGTCCCGGCCCGGACGGGGCCGGTCCGCCGGCCGTCCGCACCCGCCCGTACCCCGCGGACCACCCGCCCGCCGTGCACGGGCCGTGGCGCCGTCGCCCGGCCGGTTACCCGCCGCCGCACCCGTGGTCCCGGAGCGCCCGGCGCCCCGCTCGTCCCGCCGTACCAACGGGCGTGCCCGCCCTGAGCGTCGGTCCCCGCCAGTAGGGTGGGGAGCATGGCCGACCCCTCCAGCTACCGGCCCCAGCCGGGGCAGATCCCCGATTCGCCGGGGGTCTACAAGTTCCGCGACGAACACCGCCGGGTGATCTACGTCGGGAAGGCGAAGTCCCTGCGACAGCGGCTGGCCAACTACTTCCAGCCGCTCGC encodes:
- the uvrA gene encoding excinuclease ABC subunit UvrA: MADRLIVRGAREHNLKNVSLDLPRDSLIVFTGLSGSGKSSLAFDTIFAEGQRRYVESLSSYARQFLGQMDKPDVDFIEGLSPAVSIDQKSTSRNPRSTVGTITEVYDYLRLLFARIGKPHCPECRRPISRQSPQAIVDKVLELPEGSRFQVLSPLVRERKGEFVDLFADLQTKGYSRARVDGRTIQLSEPPTLKKQEKHTIEVVVDRLTVKDGAKRRLTDSVETALGLSGGMVVLDFVDLAEDDPERERMYSEHLYCPYDDLSFEELEPRSFSFNSPFGACPDCTGIGTRMEVDPELIVPDEDRSLDEGAIHPWSHGHTKEYFGRLIGGLSQALGFRTDLPYAALPQRAKKALMHGHKTQVEVRYRNRYGRERAYTTPAFEGAVSFVKRRHSEAESDSSRERFEGYMREVPCPTCEGTRLKPIVLAVTVMERSIAEVSAMSISECADFLGRLTLNARDKKIAERVLKEVNERLRFLVDVGLDYLSLNRAAGTLSGGEAQRIRLATQIGSGLVGVLYVLDEPSIGLHQRDNHRLIETLVRLRDMGNTLIVVEHDEDTIKVADWVVDIGPGAGEHGGKVVHSGSLAELLTNTESMTGQYLSGRRAIGTPETRRPVDPTRRLTVHGARENNLRDIDVSFPLGVLTAVTGVSGSGKSTLVNDILYTHLARELNGAKSVPGRHTRVDGDELVDKVVHVDQSPIGRTPRSNPATYTGVFDHVRRLFAETMEAKVRGYLPGRFSFNVKGGRCENCSGDGTIKIEMNFLPDVYVPCEVCHGDRYNRETLEVHYKGKSIAEVLNMPIEEALDFFEAVPTIARHLRTLNEVGLGYVRLGQSAPTLSGGEAQRVKLASELQKRSTGRTVYVLDEPTTGLHFEDISKLIKVLSGLVDKGNSVIVIEHNLDVIKTADWVVDMGPEGGSGGGLVIAEGTPEEVASVPESHTGKFLREILGADRISDATVPAARDGSRTAKKTPAKKTPAKKATAAGKAVAKTAAGTTMAKKTAAKKTTAKKTATGTATRRSRAS
- a CDS encoding papain-like cysteine protease family protein is translated as MRRRKTSLAALAAAALFLVPTTSASAATPASGAPAPVAAPAGSDVSALAYKRLGITMQAQQKSNWCWAASGNTIATWFGRGYSQNQFCNAAFRRTQGYDCPDNQATLGHVQTGLSWAGISPGSYVNGWLRYSTVQSEINADRPVETRIQWSSGGGHMHVVYGYDDSGSWVYWGDPWPSSDRYNWASHAWYVNNGSFSWTHSLYRIGA
- a CDS encoding carbohydrate kinase family protein, with product MIVVAGESLIDLVPDGSPGPLSPLVPRPGGGPYNTAVALARLGADVAFCSRVSTDAFGEALLGGLRAAGVHDGLVQRGPEPTALAVASVGPDGSAGYSFHVEGTADRLFALPDSLPDGVRALAFGTCSLALEPGASAYEALLRREAERGTPVLLDPNVRAALIPDAGTYRARFVSWLPHVSVLKLSEEDAAWLGGTPAQWLGRGPRAVVLTRGAAGLTAYTAAGEVSVPAVGVPVADTIGAGDTVNAALLHGLGDRAVGALDARAWRDLLGYAARAAAVTCTRPGAEPPYPHELGPFREPAG
- a CDS encoding Rieske (2Fe-2S) protein, with the protein product MSGQSSRRTVLKGAALAGTAGLGVAACSTESNLGHAQVPTPTAPVPLGAPEEVPVGGARLYREQRVVVSCPAEGRYKAFSAQCTHAGCLLDEVEDNEGHCPCHGSRFDVTTGEAVQGPATVPLPEVPVRVEGGRLVAGPEA